One window of the Trifolium pratense cultivar HEN17-A07 linkage group LG2, ARS_RC_1.1, whole genome shotgun sequence genome contains the following:
- the LOC123905592 gene encoding Werner Syndrome-like exonuclease isoform X1, whose amino-acid sequence MDRSWEEGKREEEIGFRRLASFVCEFEPLSQEDLQAIDATLQSSLPKSTTTTTNTTTNNNNKRPFSSHSPTRHRSRRHLPTSLIALQLPRSLSFSPSPGHSKMRLPVMKFCGKILYSRTFNDVEKAVTKFIKNIEEKKREMMQIAIGFDIEWKPTFRRGVPPGKAAVMQICCDTNHCHVLHLIHSGIPQNLQLLLEDPTVLKVGAGIAGDATKVSRDYGISIKGVEDLSFHANQKIGGGLHKWGLASLTEKLLSKQLMKPSKIRMGNWETPFLSKEQLDYAATDAFASWFLYQVLRNSLMVKIRLLKIFQMCRMLPTKVVKLTLCRNNDHISCLCNIIHFL is encoded by the exons ATGGATCGTTCATGGGAGGAAGGAAAAAGGGAGGAGGAGATTGGTTTCAGGCGACTCGCCTCGTTCGTGTGCGAATTTGAGCCTTTATCTCAGGAAGATCTTCAAGCCATTGACGCCACTCTTCAATCTTCTCTCCCcaaatccaccaccaccaccaccaacaccaccaccaacaacaacaacaaacgtCCATTCTCCTCTCACTCTCCCACTCGCCACCGCAGCCGCCGCCACTTGCCAACATCTCTCATCGCTCTTCAACTCCCAcgttctctctctttctcaccTTCTCCAG GCCATTCAAAGATGCGGTTGCCTGTAATGAAGTTTTGTGGGAAAATTTTGTATAGTAGGACTTTTAATGATGTTGAGAAGGCTGTAACAaagttcataaaaaatattgaagaaaagaaaagagagatgaTGCAAATTGCAATTGGGTTTGACATTGAGTGGAAACCCACCTTCAGAAGAG GTGTTCCACCTGGGAAAGCAGCAGTGATGCAGATATGTTGTGACACTAATCATTGTCATGTTCTTCATCTAATTCATTCTGGAATCCCTCAAAATCTACAGCTTTTACTTGAAGATCCCACAGTTTTGAAG GTTGGAGCTGGGATTGCCGGTGATGCTACAAAGGTTTCTAGAGATTATGGCATATCCATTAAAGGTGTGGAAGATCTTTCTTTTCATGCTAATCAAAAGATAGGCGGGGGTCTGCATAAGTGGGGTCTTGCATCTTTGACCGAAAAACTTTTATCAAAACAG CTTATGAAGCCCAGCAAAATAAGAATGGGGAATTGGGAGACTCCTTTTTTGTCAAAGGAACAACTAGACTATGCTGCCACGGATGCTTTTGCTTCTTGGTTTCTCTATCAGGTACTACGGAATTCTTTGATGGTCAAGATAAG ACTATTAAAGATCTTCCAGATGTGCAGGATGTTACCGACAAAGGTAGTGAAGTTGACGTTGTGCCGCAACAATGACCATATCTCATGTCTGTGTAACATAATCCATTTCTTGTAA
- the LOC123905592 gene encoding Werner Syndrome-like exonuclease isoform X2: MDRSWEEGKREEEIGFRRLASFVCEFEPLSQEDLQAIDATLQSSLPKSTTTTTNTTTNNNNKRPFSSHSPTRHRSRRHLPTSLIALQLPRSLSFSPSPGHSKMRLPVMKFCGKILYSRTFNDVEKAVTKFIKNIEEKKREMMQIAIGFDIEWKPTFRRGVPPGKAAVMQICCDTNHCHVLHLIHSGIPQNLQLLLEDPTVLKVGAGIAGDATKVSRDYGISIKGVEDLSFHANQKIGGGLHKWGLASLTEKLLSKQLMKPSKIRMGNWETPFLSKEQLDYAATDAFASWFLYQTIKDLPDVQDVTDKGSEVDVVPQQ; the protein is encoded by the exons ATGGATCGTTCATGGGAGGAAGGAAAAAGGGAGGAGGAGATTGGTTTCAGGCGACTCGCCTCGTTCGTGTGCGAATTTGAGCCTTTATCTCAGGAAGATCTTCAAGCCATTGACGCCACTCTTCAATCTTCTCTCCCcaaatccaccaccaccaccaccaacaccaccaccaacaacaacaacaaacgtCCATTCTCCTCTCACTCTCCCACTCGCCACCGCAGCCGCCGCCACTTGCCAACATCTCTCATCGCTCTTCAACTCCCAcgttctctctctttctcaccTTCTCCAG GCCATTCAAAGATGCGGTTGCCTGTAATGAAGTTTTGTGGGAAAATTTTGTATAGTAGGACTTTTAATGATGTTGAGAAGGCTGTAACAaagttcataaaaaatattgaagaaaagaaaagagagatgaTGCAAATTGCAATTGGGTTTGACATTGAGTGGAAACCCACCTTCAGAAGAG GTGTTCCACCTGGGAAAGCAGCAGTGATGCAGATATGTTGTGACACTAATCATTGTCATGTTCTTCATCTAATTCATTCTGGAATCCCTCAAAATCTACAGCTTTTACTTGAAGATCCCACAGTTTTGAAG GTTGGAGCTGGGATTGCCGGTGATGCTACAAAGGTTTCTAGAGATTATGGCATATCCATTAAAGGTGTGGAAGATCTTTCTTTTCATGCTAATCAAAAGATAGGCGGGGGTCTGCATAAGTGGGGTCTTGCATCTTTGACCGAAAAACTTTTATCAAAACAG CTTATGAAGCCCAGCAAAATAAGAATGGGGAATTGGGAGACTCCTTTTTTGTCAAAGGAACAACTAGACTATGCTGCCACGGATGCTTTTGCTTCTTGGTTTCTCTATCAG ACTATTAAAGATCTTCCAGATGTGCAGGATGTTACCGACAAAGGTAGTGAAGTTGACGTTGTGCCGCAACAATGA
- the LOC123905590 gene encoding inositol transporter 1-like — translation MATPGSSDYLELYPERKISYFKNPYILGVTAAAGIGGLLFGYDTGVISGALLYIKDDFHDVRKSSFLQETIVSMALVGAIIGAATGGWINDVFGRKKATLSADVVFTLGSVVMAAAPDAYVLILGRLLVGIGVGVASVTAPVYIAESSPSEIRGSLVSTNVLMITGGQFLSYLVNLAFTEVPGTWRWMLGVAGLPAVIQFCVMLFLPESPRWLFLKNRKDEAISVLSNIYTYERLEDEVNYLTAVSEQEMQKRKNIRYMDVFRSVEIRNAFFVGAGLQAFQQFTGISIVMYYSPTIIQMAGFNSNQLALLLSLIVAGMNAAGTILGIYLIDHAGRRKLALSSLSGATVALAILSAGSYLQLSDSTNITYGWIAIIGLALYILFFAPGMGPVPWTVNSEIYPEEFRGVCGGMSATVNWICSVIMSESFLSISDSVGLGGSFVILGVICVVAFLFVLLFVPETKGLTFEEVALIWKKRARGKDYGTQTLLERGSQF, via the exons ATGGCGACGCCGGGAAGCTCCGATTACTTGGAATTATATCCAGAAAGAAAAATATCGTATTTCAAGAATCCCTACATTCTCGGAGTCACTGCTGCTGCTGGCATTGGTGGACTCCTCTTCGGTTACGATACTG GTGTTATATCAGGGGCTCTACTATATATTAAAGATGATTTTCATGATGTCCGCAAAAGCAGTTTCCTTCAG GAAACAATTGTAAGCATGGCATTGGTTGGTGCAATTATTGGAGCAGCAACGGGCGGCTGGATTAATGATGTTTTTGGACGTAAGAAGGCCACACTTAGTGCTGATGTTGTCTTTACTCTTGGATCAGTTGTTATGGCTGCCGCACCAGATGCATATGTTCTCATACTGGGCCGTCTTCTTGTTGGCATTGGTGTGGGTGTAGCTTCTGTCACTGCTCCTGTATATATTGCAGAATCATCACCGTCAGAAATAAGGGGTTCACTAGTTAGCACAAATGTGCTTATGATAACTGGTGGACAGTTTCTTTCTTACCTCGTAAATCTTGCCTTTACCGAG GTTCCTGGGACATGGCGATGGATGCTGGGAGTTGCTGGTTTACCAGCTGTTATTCAGTTTTGTGTCATGCTTTTCCTGCCCGAGTCTCCAAGGTGGCTTTTCTTGAAG AATAGGAAAGACGAAGCTATTTCTGTGCTTTCTAATATATATACTTATGAACGCCTAGAAGACGAAGTCAATTACCTCACAGCTGTTTCTGAGCAAGAAATGCAGAAACGGAAGAACATTAGATACATGGATGTTTTCCGATCAGTGGAAATCAGAAATGCTTTTTTTGTTGGGGCTGGACTTCAG GCTTTTCAACAGTTCACCGGTATCAGCATTGTCATGTACTACAGCCCCACAATCATTCAAATGGCTGGGTTTAATTCCAATCAGTTAGCTCTTCTCCTTTCTCTCATTGTTGCTGGCATGAATGCTGCTGGAACAATTCTTGGCATCTATCTAATCGACCATGCAGGGCGAAGGAAGTTGGCCCTGTCAAGCTTGTCAGGTGCAACTGTAGCTCTGGCAATCCTTTCTGCAGGATCTTACCTTCAATTATCTGACTCCACAAATATAACCTATGGGTGGATAGCAATTATTGGGTTAGCCTTGTATATTCTTTTTTTCGCTCCAGGAATGGGACCAGTGCCATGGACTGTGAACTCAGAAATCTACCCTGAAGAGTTTCGTGGTGTATGCGGCGGCATGTCAGCCACTGTTAACTGGATTTGCAGCGTGATAATGTCTGAAAGCTTTCTTTCGATTTCCGATTCCGTGGGCCTTGGTGGTAGTTTCGTGATTCTTGGTGTTATATGCGTGGTTGCGTTTCTCTTTGTGCTCTTGTTTGTGCCAGAGACAAAAGGATTGACATTTGAAGAAGTAGCCCTCATATGGAAGAAAAGAGCCCGGGGTAAAGATTATGGCACACAAACCCTTCTTGAGAGAGGAAGCCAGTTCTAA
- the LOC123905591 gene encoding ubiquitin-like protein 5: protein MIEVVLNDRLGKKVRVKCNDDDTIGDLKKLVAAQTGTRADKIRIQKWYTIYKDHITLRDYEIHDGMGLELYYN from the coding sequence ATGATAGAGGTGGTGCTCAACGATCGATTGGGGAAGAAGGTTCGCGTGAAGTGCAACGATGATGACACAATTGGTGATTTGAAGAAGCTGGTTGCTGCTCAGACTGGAACTAGGGCTGACAAGATCCGTATCCAGAAGTGGTACACCATCTACAAGGATCACATCACTCTTAGGGATTACGAGATTCATGATGGCATGGGTCTTGAACTCTACTACAACTAA